The Paraburkholderia acidiphila DNA window TTTCTGGGCAAGCGTCAAACGACGATCACGTCGCTGGCCGACAGTTCGGGCATGCCGCGCACCACCGCGCGACGCGTCATCTTTGCGCTCAAGGCGCAGGGACTCATTCAGTTCAAGCCCATTTCGGCCGGGCACAGCCGCGAGCACGTGCTGCCTTCCGAGCGGCTTCTCGCGCAACTCGACAGCATCACCGGGCAAACGATCAAGCTGCTCATGGACGCCGTGGACCCGCGCGCGGTCGATCGCTTCGACGCCGCGGGTCTCGCCGCGCCCGCGGAGATCGCGTGGCCGCGCCCGGCGGCCTCGGGCTTCAACGCGAACGCCGAACTCACGCTGCTCGCCTACGCCGATCCCGTCTTCGACATTCTCAAGCACAACCGCACCGATATCGAACGCTTCCTCGGCATGCGCGTGCAGATCTCGACCTACCCGCAGGACGCCTACCGCGCGGTGCTCGAAGCCACGCTCGCCGACCCGTCACACGGGCACGCGAACGCTCCGGTGGTCGTCGCCGTGCCTTTCCCGTGGCTCGCCGAATTGAGCGGGCACGGCCAGTTGCTCGATCTGCAGGCACTGGCGGCCGGCAGCACCGTGTCCGGCGCCGACTTCTACGACGCCGTCTGGCAAGCCGGATGGAGCGGTGGCCATCTCCACGGCATTCCTGTTCAGCCGACTGTCGATTTTCTTTGGTATCGCAAGGATCTTTTCGATGCCGAAGGCCTGCAGCCGCCACGGACCTTCGCAGAAGTGATTCGCTGCGCGAGTCTGCTGCACCGGCCGAGCCGCGGCCGGTTCGGCATCACGTGGACCGCCGCACCCGGTCTGCCGCTCGCGGAGATGTTCCTGCAGATTCTCGGCGCACAAGGCGGCGTTTTGACGAGCGGCCACGCGCTCGAACTGGACGCGGCGGCATGCAAAAGCGTGATCGAATACTTGCGAGCGCTCATTCCTTATTCGCCGGGCAACCTGCGTGCCAACCACTGGACACGCAGTGTGCAGATCTTCGGCAGCGGCAATGCGGCCATGTGCTACCACTGGTCGAACCGCTTTGGCACGCTGGATGGCCACAAGCTGCTCGAGATCGGCGCGAGCATCGGTTTGCTCGAACATCCCACCATGCAAGCGGACATGACGCCTCTCTCTCCGCTCGGCGGCGCGCTGCTTGCCATACCTTCGGCTTGCGACGGCGAGGCGATACGGCTCGCGTGGCAGGCCGTCGAAACGCTTGGCTCTCCTGAAATGATGAAATACTTCGTGCTGCACGGCGCGGCAGGCAACGCCCGCTACTCGGTCGCGGAGGACCGCTATGTGCTGCAACGCAATCGCGTCGTCGGCGTCATGGATCAGCTCATGAGTACGCATCGCGTCGCCGCCTTTCCGGCACCCGCGGTTCCCGCTTATCACGCGCTGGTGGAATTACTGAGCACGCACCTGGAAGCCCTGCTTTTCGACGGGCACGCCGACATCGAGGCAGGCGTCGCGCAGCTTCGCAGCGCCCTCGCTGCAAGCGGCGCTTCAGTGCTCTGAAGGATGCGCGTGTGCATACATGCGCAACGCCAGCCAGCACACCGCTGCCCCAAGGCCGCCCACCACGCCGCCGAACGAGCCGACCCACGACACGCCAAAGCCGTTGGCGATATGGTTGCCCAGTAGCGCCCCCGCGCCGATCCCCACGTTATAGAGACCGGAATAGATCGAGACCGCAACGTCCGCCGCTTCGGGCGCGAGCTTGAGTACCCATGCCTGCATGGCAAGACCAAAGGAAACGATCGCGCCGCCCCACACGAGCGTATGCACGGACAACGTGACGATGCTCAACGCGGCCGGAAACAGCACGAGCAGACATACGCACACGGCGACCACCGCCGCTTGCAGGAATTGCGCCGGATCGCGCGGATATAGGCGATTAAAGCAGATTGCCGCGGGAATGCCGGCACCGCCGAACAGAATCAGGATATAGGTGATGCGTTGACTGCTTTCATGGCCGACGGTGTGAATGAAGGGCTCGATATACGTATACGACGTGAAGTGCGCGGTCACGACGAGTATCGTCAACAGATAGAGCGAGGCCAGCATCGGCTTTCTGAACAGCACGGGCACGCTGCTGAACGAGCCGGTTTGCTGGCTGGGCAACGCGGGCAGCAACATGCGCAACATCACCAGCGCAACCGTCGCCGCGCCCGCAATGACGAAGAACGTTTGCCGCCAGCCCAGCGTTTCGCCAATCACGCGCCCAAGCGGAATGCCCGCCACCATGGCGATCGACGTACCCATGCCGAGCATGGCGAGCGCACGGCTCTTGTTGCCGGGCGGCGCGAGCCTCACCACTAGCGAAACGGAGATCGACCAGAAAATCGCGTGCGCGAACGCAATGCCGATGCGTCCCACCATCAGCACCGTAAAGTTCCACGCCACGCCAGTCACGATATGGCTGACGACGAAGAGCGCGAATATGAAGGTCAGAAGCTTGCGGCGTTCGACGTTGCGCGTGAGCAGCATCAAGGGCAGCGACGCCACGGCCACCGTCCACGCGTAGATCGTCAACATGAGGCCGACGTCGGTCGCCAGCATATGCAAGCTGTCGCCAATGGCGCTCAACAGCGCCACGGGCACGAATTCGGTCGTGTTAAAAATAAAGGCCGAAAGCGCCAGGACGAGCACGCCCCACCAGGAGTGCCCGGAAGAGACCGGTTCAGGCGTCGACATACGAAAGATGCGGGAATCGATAAAGGGCGATTATCGCGTATCGCGCGTTTCAAGCGCTCCGACCCGTACAGCGTCTCTTCTGGCCCCCGCCGCAAGCGGCGCAGGCCGGCCCCACTCATTTCACGGCTACAGGTGCCTTCTTCGTGACCGACTCGATGCAGGCCAGTGCGATGGCAAGCGCGCGGCGCGCGTCTTCGCCGCCCGGCCCCGCCACCGGTTCGCGCTCACGCACGGCCTTCACGAAAGACGCGAGTTGCGCGGTGTAGCCCGCCACGAAATGGTCCGTGTCGCGGCGCCAGGTATCGCTCGAGACGCCACTGCCGTCGAACAATGTCATGCTGGAGCGCCGCACGTCGCCCATCGTCACCATGCCGCCCGGGCCGAAAACTTCGCCGCGAATGTCGTAGCCGTAGAGCGCCGAGAAGTTTGCCTCTGCCACCGCAATCGAGCCATTGTCGAATCGAATCGTCACGACCGCGGTGTCCAGAAAGCCTCGCGCTTTGGCGTCGGGGCGCACGAGCGCTTCGGCCGCCACATAGACTTCCACGGCACGCGCGCCGGCGTTGAGCCACAACAGCGCGTCGAAATCGTGGATCAGCGTTTCATAGAAAATGGTCCAGTGTGGAATGCGCTCGGGATCGCCGCCGAACGGGCCAGGATCGCGCGTGAGCGACCGCAACAACTGCGGTGCGCCGATCTTGCCCGCCTCGACCGCCGCGTGACCCTCCGCGAACGCCTGGTCCCAGCGGCGGTTGAAGCCAACTTGAAGCGGCACTTCGGCCGCTCGTGCCGCGGCGATCGCGCGGTCGGCGTCTTCCAGCGTCAGTGCCATCGGCTTTTCGCAGAAGATTGCTTTACCGGCTTCAGCGGCCTGTACCACGAGGTTCGTATGAAAGCGTGCGGGCGTCGCGACGATCACGGCGTCCAGATCCGGCTGCGCAAGCAGTTGCGCAACTTCCGCGTACGCATGATCGACGTCGAGGCGGGTCGCGAGTCTCGCGGCGGCGCCCGGCGCCGGATCGGCAATCGCAACCAGGTTCGCGTCGACGAGGCGGCGCGCGACCGTTTCCGCATGGAAGGAGCCGATACGGCCCGCGCCGATCAGGCCGATGTTGACCGCTTTCTTGCGTGAAGCCATGTTAGTGATCCTATCTATCCAGATTGACTCGATACCGTGACAACGCTTGCCGCCAGGCCACTTCGGTCAGACGACAGGTCAATCATAGGACCGGCACAACATGAAAGACGCAACCGGAAGTATCCGGAACGGCTATATCTTTTTAAATCATTGACTTATGTGCACTACCGCGCCGGTCGCGCAGCCCGAAAGCATAGGCGAGCACGGCCGAAACAAGCAGCGTGGCACTGACGAAATACAGCCCCAGCGAATAGTCGCCGCTCAGGTCGCGCAACCGGCCGATCACCATCGGGCCGATCGTGCCGCCTATGAGGCTGCCCATCGCGTTGATGATCGCAATGCCCGCGGCGGCAGCGGATCCCGAGAGAAACTGTGTGGGCATGCTCCAGAGCGGCGGCTTCGCTGCGTTGATGCCGAAGTTCGCGATCGAGAGCCCGATGATCAGCACAATGGCATTGGTGGCGTGTCCGGACATCAGCATGCCGATACCGGCCGCGAGACACGCAATCGCAACGTGCAGGCGGCGCTCGTTCGTGCGGTCCGAGTTGCGCGCCCAAAGCACCATCGTCACCACCGCGAACAGATTTGGAATCGCGTTTACGACACCCAGTTCGAAGTAGCTGAAGCCGAAGCGGTGGATGATCATCGGCGCCCAGATGCCGATCGCGTAGAGCCCGGTCGAGGTCCCCGCATACACAAGCGCGAGCAGCAGCACGCGCGGGTCCTTCACGGCGCCCCACACGCTCGACTTGCTCTGCGCCGCCTTCGCTTCGCGTTCGCGCCGCATCTCGCCGCTCAGCCACTGCCGTTCAGCGGGCGCGAGCCACTGCGCGTCCTCGGGCCGGTCAGTCAGGTAGAAATACGAAACGATGCCGAGCAGCACGGTCGGCGCGCCTTCCACGAGGAAGAGCCACTGCCAGCCATGCAGATGCGCCACGCCCTCCAGGGTCATGAGCGCGCCGGAGATGGGCGAGCCGATCATGTTCGAGAGCGGCGCGGCCGTCATGAACATCGCCGTGACGAATGCGCGGTGCCGCGCGGGAAACCAGAAGCTCAGGTAGAGAATGATGCCGGGAAAGAAGCCCGCTTCGGCGAGACCGAGCACGAAGCGCAGCGTATAGAAACTGTACGGTCCCGTGACGAACGCCGTGGCTGCGGAAAGCAGTCCCCATGCGACCATCAGCAGTGCGATCCATCTGCGCGCACCCACGCGCTGTAACGCGAGGTTGGACGGCATACCCGCCGCGATATAACCAACGAAGAAAATGCCCGCACCCACGCCGAACATGGCCTGCGTGAGCCCGATGTCGTGATTCATCGTGAGCCCTGCGAAGCCGACGTTCACGCGGTTCAAGAAACTCAGGAAATACAGGACGATGATGAACGGCGTGATACGCCGTGAGACCTTGCGCACGACGCTGGGCTCCAGCGCGGCGGCGTCCTGCGGATGGACTGCTGCAATGCTCATGGGTTGTCTCCGTTTGGGCGCACTTGCCGCGCGTGACGGTCGGTGCGCCCCTGTGCCGTTGCGCGCGGTGTGCACGAACGGTCTGGTTATAGATGGGGGATTAAGCGCGTTGCTGCTGCGCCGGCAGATCGATGCGGCACCACGGCTGCGCTGCCCAGTGTTTCGCCTCGAATGCGTCGATCGCTTCCTGCTGGCGCAGCGTCATGCCGACCATGTCGAGGCCTTCCACGAGCATCTGCTTCTGACGCGAGGGCAGCGAAAATGCATAGCGCCGTCCCGAAGGCGCGATCACGACTTCGTTGTCGACATCGATCGATACGTGCTTGTCGTCGCCGCCCGCGATCTCCGCGACGAGCGCCTCGACCTGCTCCGGCGGCAGCGTGACGAGCAGCAAACGGTTGTTCGTCGAATTGAAGTAGAAGATCTCGCCATAGCTCGGCGCGATCACGGCTTCGAAACCCGCCTGTTGCAAGCCCCACACCGCGTGTTCGCGGCTCGACCCGCAGCCAAAGTTCGAGCCGCCGATCAACACCTTTGCGCCGGCATACTCTGAGCGATTCAGCACGAAGTCCTCGCGCGCACGGCCATCGGCACTGAAACGCAAGTCGTACAGCAACCCGCGCGCGAGCCCCGATTTGTCGATGCCGAGCAGAAACTGCTTGGGCATGATCTGGTCGGTATCGAGGTTGTTGACGGACAGCGGCGCGGCAACGCCCGAGATCGTGAACGGCTTAGCCATGTGCAAGCTCCTTGCGAATGTCGACGATGCGGCCCGCCAGCGCGGCGGCGGCGGCCATCGCGGGACTCATCAAATGCGTTTTGCTGTCGCGCCCCTGGCGCCCTTCGAAATTGCGGTTCGTCGTCGAGGCGCAGCGCTCGCCCGGCGCGAGCACGTCGTCGTTCATCGCGAGGCACATCGAGCAGCCCGGCTGACGCCACTCGAACCCCGCGTCGATCAGCGTTTGCGCAATGCCTTCGCGCTCGGCCTGGTCGCGCACCATGCCCGAACCCGGCACGACCATCGCACGCACAGTCGGAGCCACCTTGCGCCCGCGCACCACCTGCGCGACGGCGCGCAGATCCTCGATGCGCGCATTCGTGCAGGAACCGATGAACACACGGTCGATTGGCGTGCCCTCGATCGGTGCGCCTGCGGCGAGGCCAATGTAATCGAGCGCCTTGTGCAGCGTCGCGGCGTCGAGACCCGCGCCTTCCGATGCTTCGGGAATGCGGCCGTCCACCGGCACGGCCTGGTCCGGGCTCGTGCCCCATGTCACGTAAGGCGCGACGCGCGCGGCGTCGAAGCGATGCTCGATATCGAAATGCGCGTCGTCGTCCGAGCGCAGTTTCGACCACGCGTTGCACGCCGCGTCGAGCGTCTTTGCGTCGAGATCGCGAACCTTGCTGGCCACGTAGTCGAGCGTCGTGCGGTCGGGCGCGATCAGCGCGGCGCGCGCGCCCGCCTCCACGGTCATGTTGCACAAGGTCATGCGCGCTTCGGCGGAGAGCCCGGCGATCGCTTCGCCCGCGTATTCCACGGCGTAGCCGCGTGCGCCCTGCGCACCGATCTTCGCAATGATGTGCAGCACGAGATCCTTTGACGTCGTGCCCGGCGGCAGCGCGCCGTCCACGACAATGCGCATGTCTTTCGCGACGCGGTACACAAGCGTTTGCGTCGCCAATACGTGTTCGACTTCCGAGGTGCCGATGCCGAACCCAAGCGCGCCCATCGCGCCATAGGTCGTCGTGTGGCTGTCGCCGCACAGCACGACCATGCCGGGACGAATCAGACCGATCTCGGGCGCGACCACATGCTCGATGCCCTGCATGGGGTCGTGAATATCGAACAGATGAATGCCCTGCTCCACGCAGTTGCGCGTGAAGTTCGCGGCCTGCTTCGCGGCATCGACGATCTCGATAGTGCGCGCGGGAACGGGCACTGGCTTGCTGGGAATAACGTGATCGACCACGCCCATCTGCTGGCGCGGGCGGCGCACGCGCAGGCCCTTCTCGCGCAAGCCCGCGAACGCTTGCGGGCTCGTGTACTCGTTCATGATGTGCAGATCGGCGTAGAGCAGAACGTGCTCGGCGTCGATGATCGATACGGTGTGCGAATCAACCAGTTTCCGATAAAGCGTTTGTGAGGACATGATGAAGCCCGACTGAAAAATGACGAACGATCGAATCAGCGCTGAAGAAACGGCAGCACGCGTTCGAGGAGCAACTGGGGCGCTTCTTCCGCGATGTAGTGCCCGCACGGCAGTGCCTCGCCGCTGACGCTCGCGTTCCAGCTACGCCACTCCGCCAGCGGATCGAAGCACTGGCCAACCGTGCCCTGCGCGCCCCACAACGCGAGGAACGGGCATTCGATGCGCCTGCCCGCCGCCAGATCCGCGCGGTCGTGTTCGAGGTCAATGGTGATCGACGCCCGATAGTCCTCGCAGATTCCGTGTGCCGTTGCGGGGTCCGAGAGGCAGCGCAAATACTCGGCGTAGGCCTCGGGCGCGAAAGGCGCGAGGCCCGCACTGCGCGCGCCCATGGTTTGCTTCAGATAGAGATCGGGATCGGCGCGTATGAGCGTTTCCGGAAACGGCGCCGGACGTACGAGAAAGAACCAGTGCCAGTAAGCGCGCGCGAACGCGAACGACGTCTGCTCGTACATCGCGACGGTTGGGGCGACGTCGAGCGTGACGAGTTTCTTCACGGCGTGAGGATGATCGATCGCCATGCGCGCAGCAACGCGGCCGCCCCGGTCATGGCCCATGACAGCAAACGACGTGAAGCCGAGGCCGCGCATGAGCGCAACCTGATCGAGCGCCATACGGCGCTTCGAATAGTTGGCGTGATCGGGCGTGCCCTGCGGTTTGCCGCTGTCACCGTAGCCGCGCAGGTCGGCGGCAACGACCGTGAAGTGTTCCGCGAGCGTGGGCGCCACCTTGTGCCAGATGGCGTGCGTTTGCGGGTGGCCGTGCAGGAGCAGCAGCGCCGGGCCGCGTCCGCCCTGGATTGCGTGAATGCGAACGCCTTCGATGTCCGCCGACACGTTGGTGAAACCTTCGAACATGCTTGTCTCCCGAGGTTGCATGCAGTCTAATTGATGCCTCAGGCGATTGGGTTTCCGCGAAAGCAATCCGGTCGTAACTTTCAGGAACGAATCACACACGGCAACGGGAGCGGCGCAATGGACGCGTTTTCCGATCTGAATCTCTTTGCGCTCGTGGCGCGCAACCGCAATCTGGCAGCGGCGGCGCGCGAACTGGGCGTCACGCCGCCCGCTGTGAGCAAGCGTCTCGCGCAACTGGAGCAGCGTCTGGGCGTGCGGCTCGTGAACCGCACCACACGGCGTCTATCGCTCACGCCGGAAGGCGAGCTGTATCTCGCCAACGGCTCGCGCATCCTCGACGAACTGTCGGAGCTGGAACAACTCGTCACGCGCAGCCGCGGCGAACCGGCCGGGCTGCTGCGCGTGAACGCGTCGTTCGGTTTTGGCCGCGCGCACGTCGCGCCCGCCGTCTCCGCTTATGTCGAGCGATTTCCCTCGATGAAAATCCAGCTGCAATTGACGGAGCGCCCGCTCAGCCTGCAGGAAGAAGGCTTCGATCTCGGCATCCGCTTCGGCGAGGTGCCCGATGCACGCATCAACGCGCGTTTGCTGCTAAAGAACCGGCGGATCGTGTGCGCGTCGCCGGCGTATTTGAAGCGGCATGGCAAGCCAGCGGCGCCGCACGATCTGACGCGTCACGCGTGCATCGTGCTGCGCGAAAACGATTCGGCATACGGCACCTGGCACTTTTCGCGGGGCAAGCGCGCGGAAACCGTGAAGGTCGACGGCGCGCTCTCGAGCAACGACGGCAGCACCGTACTGCGCTGGGCGCTCGACGGACGCGGCATCGTCGTGCGCTCGCAGTGGGAAATCGGCGAGCACATCGAACGGGGCGAACTCGTGCCGCTGCTCGCCGAATGGGCGCTGCCGAACGCCGATATTCATGCGATCTATCTGGAGCGCAACAAGCTCTCGGCGAAGCTGCGCAGTTTCGTCGAGTTTCTCGGCGACTATCTGCGCGATGAGGTTGGCACGGAGATGGCCTAGGCACGCGGGGCCGCACACCCTCGCATCATCGATCAAGGGTTCTCTCTATACTCTTTCGCGTGCCTTGCGCCTCTTTTCATGACGCGCAGGTTTCGGCACGTTCCACCCGCATTGCCCATCCCTGGACGCCGTCACACACACCGTCGCGTGGAATTCGACTACGCACGTCTGTGCGTCGGCGTCTGTCTGCTTCGTGATGCTGTAGTTAGAAACTGGAGAGTTTCCTATGAGCACCTTCACCACCCGCGATGGCACGTCGATCTACTACAAGGACTGGGGCAGCGGAAAGCCCGTCGTTTTCTCCCACGGCTGGCCGCTCACGGCCGACGCCTGGGACGCTCAAATGCTCTTTCTCGTGCAAAACGGCTTTCGCACGATCGCGCATGACCGCCGCGGCCACGGCCGCTCCGATCAGCCCGCCAAGGGCAATGACATGGACACCTGGGCCGACGACCTCGCCGACCTGCTCGACAAGCTCGACGTGAACGACGCCACGCTCGTCGGCCATTCCACGGGCGGCGGCGAAGTCGCGCGCTATATTGGCCGCCACGGTACGAAGCGGGTGTCGGGCGCGGTGCTGATCGGCGCGGTGCCGCCCATCATGATCAAGAGCGAGAAGAACCCCGGCGGCCTGCCCAAGGATGTGTTCGACGGCATCCGCAAGGGCGTGATCGACGACCGCTCGCAGTTCTTCAAGGACCTGGCCGTGCCGTTCTACGGCTACAACCGCAGCGGCGCGAAAGTCTCGCAGGGCGTGATCGACTCGTTCTGGCAGCAGGGCATGTGGGGCGGCATCCTCGCGCTGCATGACTGCGTGCACGAGTTCTCCGAAGTCGATTACACGGAAGACCTCAAGAAGTTCGACGTGCCCACGCTGATCCTGCACGGCGACGACGACCAGATCGTGCCGATCGACGACGCCGGCAAGCTCTCCGCGAAAATCGTGAAAGACGCGACGCTCAAGATCTACCCGGGCGCCCCGCACGGCATGTGCACGACGCTGGCCGATCAGGTCAACGCCGATCTGCTCGCGTTCCTCAATCGCAAGTAGCAAGGTGCGCGGCGTGCCCGTCTAGCGCGAGCACGCCGTGAGCGCCTCGACGTATTGCGCCTGCCACACCGGATCTTGCGCGAACGCCGCGAGATCCGCGTGCAGATCGTTGGCATAGGCCGCCATGCACGCGCGGTTGGTCGCCTCCACAGCGCGCGGCACGTAAAGAATCGCCGCGACGACGGCTGCAACCGCCAATGCTGCGATCGTCAGACCAATCGCCCAACGCCAGACTTCTTCCCCCGTCCCTTTTAGCGCCACCTCGTTCATCAGCTTCTCCTTATTGATTAGCAAGACAATCATTTGGGTTTTAAAAAAGGCGCGAACGCCTTACGCGAGTCCTTTCCGTATCTTGCGCATGCCGGTGACCGTCGACTCGAACAGGTCAGAGCCCACTTGGGCACGCAGGCGCCGCGCGACTTCGGCGCTCGCGCCGTTGATCGGGCCGTCGAGCGCCGCGCCGCCTGCCGTGGGAAAAAGTCCCCATTCGCGGCCATCGGCCTCGCCCTGGCGGCGTTCGAGCAGATCCTTCTCGCACAGGTTGTCCACGAGTCGCGTAGCCGTGGGCCGGGCAATGCCGAGCGTTTGCGCGACATCGCTCGCGAGGCACCCAGGCTTGGCCAGCACCACGCGCAGCACGAAACCTTGCGCGGGCGTCAGGCCGAACGGCGCATAGGCGGCGCTCCACTCGCGCTCGACGAGCCGCGCAAGCGCCGACGAATTGAAGTAAAGGCAATGATCGAACATGCGACGAATGAAACCACGAATTGATTAGCAAGGCAACCGTTATCGCGAGCTTGAACGGCTCTCGCGGAGCAAAATTCTTATATAAGACTCCCCGATTCACTTCTCTTTTCGCAAGGGTCTTTACCAGCTTGACACATTGCAAAGGGTACGACCAATAAAACCTCCGGACCGGGGACGAATCACCGGTATCGCGCTGCAAAGCCTTATGCAACGGGCCTCTGGCGCGAAAACGTTTTCAGCGCACGGCCGGCCAATCAAGGCAAACGCGCCGACTTTCTGGTCAATTAACATTGCGCAACCACATTCCACGATATGAAATACATGCACTGTTGGCCCCCGGCCCGCTGCAAATTCAGGCAAAATCCAGGTGTTTCGCCGACTGCGCGCAGCCGGTGGTGTTATCACCCCGTTTTTGAACCCCGCCAAGAAGCCGATGAGTACCCAGCAACCCACCATCATCTATACCCTGACCGATGAAGCGCCGCTGCTCGCCACCAGCGCGTTTCTGCCGATCATCCGCACCTTCGCTGCGCCGGCCGGCGTGAACGTCGAGACCAGCGATATCTCCGTTGCGGGCCGTATCCTCGGCGAGTTCCCGGAATTCCTCACGGAAGACCAGCGCGTGCCGGACAATCTGGCCGAACTGGGCCGTCTCACGCAGTTGCCGGAAACGAACATCATCAAGCTGCCGAACATCAGCGCATCGGTGCCGCAGCTCGTCGCCGCGATCAAGGAACTCCAGGGCAAGGGCTACAAGGTCCCTGACTTCCCGGAAGATCCGAAGACCGACGAAGAAAAGGCTATCCAGAAGCGTTATTCGAAGTGCCTCGGCTCGGCCGTGAACCCGGTGCTGCGCGAAGGCAACTCGGACCGCCGCGCACCGCTGGCAGTCAAGAACTACGCGAAGAAGCACCCGCACAGCATGGGCGAGTGGAGCATGGCTTCGCGCACCCACGTCGCGCACATGAAGCACGGCGACTTCTACCACGGCGAAAAGTCGATCACGAACGACAAGGACCGCGAAGTCCGCATGGAGCTCGTGACGAAGAGCGGCGAAACCATCGTGCTCAAGCCGAAGGTCAAGCTGCAAGCCGGCGAGATCGTCGACAGCATGTTCATGAGCAAGAAGCACCTGCTGGCCTTCTACGAAGACCAGATGGAAGACGCGCGCAAGACCGGCGTCATGCTCTCGCTGCACGTGAAGGCGACCATGATGAAGGTTTCGCACCCCATCGTGTTCGGCCACGCCGTGCGCGTGTTCTACAAGGACGCGTTCGCGAAGCACGCCAAGCTGTTCGAACAGCTCGGCGTGAACGTCAACAACGGCCTCGTCGATCTGTACACGAAGATCGAAACGCTGCCGGAATCGCAGCGCGAAGAAGTGATTCGCGACATGCACGCCTGCCACGAGCACCGTCCGGCGCTCGCCATGGTCGACTCGGCCAAGGGCATCTCGAACCTGCACGCACCGAACGACGTGATCGTCGACGCTTCGATGCCGGCCATGATCCGCGCAGGCGGCAAGATGTGGGGCGCCGACGGCCGTCCGGCCGACACGAAGTGCCTGATTCCGGAAAGCACGTTCGCGCGCATCTACCAGGAAATCATCAACTTCTGCAAGACCAACGGCGCATTCGACCCGCGCACGATGGGCACGGTGCCGAACGTCGGCCTGATGGCGCAGAAGGCTGAAGAGTACGGTTCGCACGACAAGACGTTCGAGATCCCGCAAGACGGCACGGCGCGCATCGTCGACAACGCCACGGGCGAAGTCATCGAAGCGCTCACGCAACCGGTCGAGCAAGGCGACATCTGGCGCATGTGCCTCGTGAAGGACGCGCCGATCCGCGACTGGGTCAAGCTCGCCGTCACGCGTGCGAAGAACTCGAACACGCCGGCCGTGTTCTGGCTCGACCCGTACCGCCCGCACGAAAACGAAGTGATCAAGAAGGTCGAAACGTACCTGAAGGATTACGACACGACCGGTCTCGACATTCAGATCATGTCGCAAGTGCGTGCGATGCGTTACACGCTCGAGCGCGTGATCCGCGGTCTGGACACGATCTCGGTCACGGGCAACATCCTGCGCGACTACCTGACCGACCTGTTCCCGATCATGGAACTGGGCACCTCGGCGAAGATGCTGTCGATCGTTCCGCTGATGGCCGGCGGCGGCATGTACGAAACGGGCGCGGGCGGTTCGGCGCCGAAGCACGTGCAGCAGCTGGTTCAGGAAGACCACCTGCGCTGGGACTCGCTCGGCGAATTCCTCGCGCTGGCCGTGTCGCTGGAAGACCTCGGCATCAAGACG harbors:
- the leuC gene encoding 3-isopropylmalate dehydratase large subunit encodes the protein MSSQTLYRKLVDSHTVSIIDAEHVLLYADLHIMNEYTSPQAFAGLREKGLRVRRPRQQMGVVDHVIPSKPVPVPARTIEIVDAAKQAANFTRNCVEQGIHLFDIHDPMQGIEHVVAPEIGLIRPGMVVLCGDSHTTTYGAMGALGFGIGTSEVEHVLATQTLVYRVAKDMRIVVDGALPPGTTSKDLVLHIIAKIGAQGARGYAVEYAGEAIAGLSAEARMTLCNMTVEAGARAALIAPDRTTLDYVASKVRDLDAKTLDAACNAWSKLRSDDDAHFDIEHRFDAARVAPYVTWGTSPDQAVPVDGRIPEASEGAGLDAATLHKALDYIGLAAGAPIEGTPIDRVFIGSCTNARIEDLRAVAQVVRGRKVAPTVRAMVVPGSGMVRDQAEREGIAQTLIDAGFEWRQPGCSMCLAMNDDVLAPGERCASTTNRNFEGRQGRDSKTHLMSPAMAAAAALAGRIVDIRKELAHG
- a CDS encoding alpha/beta fold hydrolase yields the protein MFEGFTNVSADIEGVRIHAIQGGRGPALLLLHGHPQTHAIWHKVAPTLAEHFTVVAADLRGYGDSGKPQGTPDHANYSKRRMALDQVALMRGLGFTSFAVMGHDRGGRVAARMAIDHPHAVKKLVTLDVAPTVAMYEQTSFAFARAYWHWFFLVRPAPFPETLIRADPDLYLKQTMGARSAGLAPFAPEAYAEYLRCLSDPATAHGICEDYRASITIDLEHDRADLAAGRRIECPFLALWGAQGTVGQCFDPLAEWRSWNASVSGEALPCGHYIAEEAPQLLLERVLPFLQR
- a CDS encoding LysR family transcriptional regulator, coding for MDAFSDLNLFALVARNRNLAAAARELGVTPPAVSKRLAQLEQRLGVRLVNRTTRRLSLTPEGELYLANGSRILDELSELEQLVTRSRGEPAGLLRVNASFGFGRAHVAPAVSAYVERFPSMKIQLQLTERPLSLQEEGFDLGIRFGEVPDARINARLLLKNRRIVCASPAYLKRHGKPAAPHDLTRHACIVLRENDSAYGTWHFSRGKRAETVKVDGALSSNDGSTVLRWALDGRGIVVRSQWEIGEHIERGELVPLLAEWALPNADIHAIYLERNKLSAKLRSFVEFLGDYLRDEVGTEMA
- a CDS encoding alpha/beta fold hydrolase, yielding MSTFTTRDGTSIYYKDWGSGKPVVFSHGWPLTADAWDAQMLFLVQNGFRTIAHDRRGHGRSDQPAKGNDMDTWADDLADLLDKLDVNDATLVGHSTGGGEVARYIGRHGTKRVSGAVLIGAVPPIMIKSEKNPGGLPKDVFDGIRKGVIDDRSQFFKDLAVPFYGYNRSGAKVSQGVIDSFWQQGMWGGILALHDCVHEFSEVDYTEDLKKFDVPTLILHGDDDQIVPIDDAGKLSAKIVKDATLKIYPGAPHGMCTTLADQVNADLLAFLNRK
- a CDS encoding MarR family winged helix-turn-helix transcriptional regulator; the encoded protein is MFDHCLYFNSSALARLVEREWSAAYAPFGLTPAQGFVLRVVLAKPGCLASDVAQTLGIARPTATRLVDNLCEKDLLERRQGEADGREWGLFPTAGGAALDGPINGASAEVARRLRAQVGSDLFESTVTGMRKIRKGLA
- a CDS encoding NADP-dependent isocitrate dehydrogenase encodes the protein MSTQQPTIIYTLTDEAPLLATSAFLPIIRTFAAPAGVNVETSDISVAGRILGEFPEFLTEDQRVPDNLAELGRLTQLPETNIIKLPNISASVPQLVAAIKELQGKGYKVPDFPEDPKTDEEKAIQKRYSKCLGSAVNPVLREGNSDRRAPLAVKNYAKKHPHSMGEWSMASRTHVAHMKHGDFYHGEKSITNDKDREVRMELVTKSGETIVLKPKVKLQAGEIVDSMFMSKKHLLAFYEDQMEDARKTGVMLSLHVKATMMKVSHPIVFGHAVRVFYKDAFAKHAKLFEQLGVNVNNGLVDLYTKIETLPESQREEVIRDMHACHEHRPALAMVDSAKGISNLHAPNDVIVDASMPAMIRAGGKMWGADGRPADTKCLIPESTFARIYQEIINFCKTNGAFDPRTMGTVPNVGLMAQKAEEYGSHDKTFEIPQDGTARIVDNATGEVIEALTQPVEQGDIWRMCLVKDAPIRDWVKLAVTRAKNSNTPAVFWLDPYRPHENEVIKKVETYLKDYDTTGLDIQIMSQVRAMRYTLERVIRGLDTISVTGNILRDYLTDLFPIMELGTSAKMLSIVPLMAGGGMYETGAGGSAPKHVQQLVQEDHLRWDSLGEFLALAVSLEDLGIKTNNARAKLLAKTLDAATGKLLDNNKGPSPKTGELDNRGSQFYLSMYWAQELAAQKDDAELSAHFAPLAKALAENEQKIVAELAAVQGKPVDIGGYYKPDFVKLAEVMRPSTTFNAALAAAAK